The genome window TTTCTTAATAAGAAAATTATTCTAACATTCCCCTAATGTAAGGTTCAAATGGAATAATATCCCTTACATCTCTTGGAGCAATAACTGCAACTTTAATAACTTGATTTTCAGAATCTAAGTCTACAGATAAAGTTCCTGGAGTTAAAGTAATACTGTTAGCTAAAATTGTTTGAGATATTGGTCTTTTTAACTCAGTGCCAATATCAATCACAATAGGCTCAAAACCATTAGCTTTAAAGATTCTTAAAGACATATCTATTGTAGATTTGATTATTTCTAAAATAAGAACCACTAAATAAGCAATCGCATAATAAATTCTACTTAAAAACATTAAAATAACCCCATAATGTTTTAATTATACATATTTATAATAAGTTAAAAATTTAATAAAAATTAGTTAGAATTTTTTAAAAAAATATAAAAAAACTTTAAGAAATTTTTTAAAAAATTTTAACTAATCATAACAAATCATGATAAATCATCATAATTACCAATGATACTCTTATAGAGAAAATACTCTCCAAAAAATATTGAAAAAAGAGTACCTTATAAACTATATATAATTATATAAAAAATTAATTATTTTTAATATATTATAAACACTATTATTTATCATGATTATTTATTATAAATCTTTTTATATTTTTTATGAAAATTTATTGGTAAAAAAGAAGTGTAATAAAAAGTTTATTAAAAATAATAAAAATTATATGAAATTAACTAGAAAAC of Methanobrevibacter olleyae contains these proteins:
- a CDS encoding Na+/H+ antiporter subunit E, producing the protein MFLSRIYYAIAYLVVLILEIIKSTIDMSLRIFKANGFEPIVIDIGTELKRPISQTILANSITLTPGTLSVDLDSENQVIKVAVIAPRDVRDIIPFEPYIRGMLE